Proteins co-encoded in one Bradyrhizobium sp. 170 genomic window:
- a CDS encoding MFS transporter, with the protein MSERKADAPNPGIWTVVLASSAGTIIEWYDFYLYGSLAVFFSTLFYPANDPTAAVLISVATFATGFVIRPFGAILFGSLGDRLGRKHTFLLTLILMGIATTAVGLLPTYASVGFAAPVALVVLRLVQGLAIGGEYGGAAIYVAEHAPANRRGFFTSFIQTTATLGFFVAILVVLACRLSLGEEAFRAWGWRIPFLLSALLVVLSIYLRLKLSESPVFEQMRQAGKVSRAPVRESFGTRQGLGYALYALFGATAGLGCVWYTGQFYALYFLQSVLKVDFLTANVCVAVALAIGTPLIVVSGALSDRIGRRPLIVTGLLLAAALYVPIYMGIASATAAQNYVAVTALILAQLVFVALVYGPNAAFLVELFPARLRYTSLSLPYHIGTGIFGGFVPLISLSLVSYTGNIYAGLIYPIAIALLTAAVNILCLPKSVAADLSTEFGRTPAASRQIA; encoded by the coding sequence ATGAGCGAACGTAAAGCGGACGCCCCGAACCCGGGAATCTGGACGGTGGTGCTTGCCTCAAGTGCAGGCACGATTATCGAGTGGTATGACTTCTATCTCTATGGAAGCCTTGCTGTGTTCTTTTCGACCCTCTTCTATCCCGCCAACGATCCCACCGCCGCCGTCCTGATCAGCGTTGCAACCTTTGCTACCGGGTTTGTCATCCGGCCGTTCGGTGCCATCCTTTTCGGCAGTCTTGGGGATCGATTGGGACGCAAGCACACCTTTCTGCTGACTCTTATTTTGATGGGAATTGCGACCACCGCGGTCGGACTTTTGCCGACATATGCGAGTGTCGGCTTTGCTGCACCTGTCGCGCTTGTCGTACTCCGTTTGGTACAGGGCTTGGCCATCGGCGGCGAGTACGGTGGCGCGGCCATCTATGTGGCCGAGCACGCACCGGCAAATCGTCGAGGCTTCTTCACTAGCTTTATCCAGACCACAGCCACCCTAGGCTTCTTTGTTGCGATTCTGGTCGTGTTGGCGTGTCGGCTATCGCTCGGGGAGGAAGCATTCCGTGCTTGGGGATGGCGTATCCCGTTCTTGCTGTCTGCACTTCTAGTCGTGCTTTCGATCTATCTTCGTCTCAAGCTCAGCGAGTCGCCGGTTTTCGAGCAGATGCGCCAGGCCGGCAAGGTCTCGCGGGCGCCGGTTCGCGAAAGTTTCGGCACGAGACAAGGATTGGGTTATGCGCTCTATGCTCTCTTCGGCGCGACGGCGGGTCTGGGATGCGTATGGTACACCGGGCAATTCTACGCGCTGTATTTCCTGCAGAGCGTTCTCAAGGTAGACTTCTTGACGGCGAATGTCTGCGTCGCCGTTGCTCTAGCCATCGGCACGCCGCTGATCGTCGTGAGCGGGGCCTTGTCAGACCGCATCGGACGTCGTCCACTGATCGTCACCGGACTGCTCCTCGCCGCCGCGCTCTACGTTCCCATCTACATGGGAATTGCGAGCGCCACGGCTGCGCAAAATTACGTGGCCGTCACCGCGCTTATCCTGGCGCAGCTCGTCTTCGTAGCACTGGTCTACGGGCCGAATGCCGCGTTTCTCGTAGAGCTCTTTCCGGCGCGGCTGCGATACACATCGCTGTCGCTTCCCTATCACATCGGCACCGGGATATTCGGCGGCTTCGTTCCGCTGATTAGTCTCTCGCTCGTCAGCTACACCGGCAACATCTACGCCGGCCTGATCTATCCGATCGCGATTGCCCTCCTGACCGCGGCGGTCAATATCCTCTGCCTGCCCAAATCTGTCGCAGCCGATCTTTCCACTGAATTCGGCAGGACACCGGCAGCCAGCCGCCAGATCGCATGA